Proteins encoded by one window of Vampirovibrionales bacterium:
- the plsX gene encoding phosphate acyltransferase PlsX: MTSQPIRVAIDAMGGDYAPAEIVRGAVLAAREHHVTPLLVGPPAIVEESLKAHDTRGLSIEIVAASEVIDMGDSPTTSLRKKKDASISVTARCVKNGNAQAMVAAGSTGAAMAAALLTLGRLEGVDRPAIGVVLPSLAAPCLLLDAGANADCAPHMLLQFGRMGSVFMHNVYGVERPRVGVLNIGEELGKGNALAHAAYELLSQDPALNFIGNIEGNDLFCGNADVAVCDGFVGNVALKSVEGVSKMLMTHLKQELTAHWLTSLGAMMIKPALRSARGKVDPNEHGGALLLGVRGVCVIAHGSSNANAIVNAVRVAKHAVESDVLGKMGGRLLESAGCS; the protein is encoded by the coding sequence ATGACCAGTCAGCCGATTCGGGTCGCTATTGACGCGATGGGAGGCGATTACGCCCCTGCTGAGATCGTCAGGGGCGCGGTTCTTGCCGCCCGAGAGCATCATGTTACGCCGCTTCTGGTCGGCCCGCCCGCCATTGTCGAAGAAAGCCTCAAGGCACACGACACGCGCGGTTTATCGATTGAAATAGTCGCCGCAAGCGAAGTCATCGATATGGGCGACTCGCCCACCACGTCGCTGCGGAAGAAAAAAGACGCCTCGATCTCGGTCACCGCGCGCTGCGTCAAAAACGGCAATGCGCAGGCCATGGTTGCCGCAGGCAGTACAGGCGCGGCAATGGCGGCGGCGCTTCTGACGCTGGGACGCCTTGAAGGCGTGGATCGCCCTGCAATTGGCGTGGTGCTGCCATCTCTGGCTGCGCCGTGTCTCCTGTTGGACGCGGGCGCCAACGCCGATTGCGCGCCTCATATGCTCCTGCAGTTTGGGCGGATGGGCAGCGTGTTTATGCACAACGTCTACGGCGTGGAGCGTCCGCGCGTCGGCGTGCTGAATATCGGCGAAGAGCTGGGCAAGGGCAACGCGCTGGCCCATGCGGCCTACGAGCTGTTATCGCAGGATCCGGCCCTGAATTTCATTGGCAATATTGAAGGCAACGACCTGTTCTGCGGCAACGCCGACGTTGCCGTGTGCGACGGGTTTGTGGGCAACGTCGCGCTGAAAAGCGTAGAAGGCGTCAGCAAAATGTTAATGACGCATCTCAAACAGGAACTGACCGCTCACTGGCTGACGTCTCTGGGCGCAATGATGATAAAACCCGCGCTGCGCAGCGCGAGAGGCAAAGTAGACCCGAATGAACACGGCGGCGCGCTTTTGCTGGGCGTGCGCGGGGTGTGCGTCATCGCCCACGGATCGAGTAACGCCAACGCCATCGTTAACGCCGTGCGCGTGGCAAAACACGCGGTCGAGAGCGACGTATTAGGCAAAATGGGAGGACGTCTCCTGGAAAGCGCAGGCTGTTCATGA
- a CDS encoding class I SAM-dependent methyltransferase has protein sequence MDTTPPATPSEDPRVIRKGEYARHGDFHRNLDPNWSYYPIYVNKLEAIDTALRRYHAADDQILDAGCGEGVLVDRYRREGWQIVGVDKNYASEYVREGSLTDLPFPDAALDTVLCLDVLEHLLYPDQDRALAEIARVMKPGGLLIVSIPNLAHFTARLKMLFRGRLLRTAALSHHPGDRPALEYQQLITRHRFEILERHGIFPTVPPIYRWVMRYPARSAGLLRWLRRLPFPTYWHFQVIFVCRYAPTP, from the coding sequence GTGGATACGACGCCTCCTGCAACGCCTTCTGAAGATCCTCGCGTTATTCGCAAGGGCGAGTACGCGCGCCATGGGGATTTTCACCGCAACCTCGATCCTAACTGGAGTTACTATCCTATCTATGTGAATAAGCTGGAAGCGATTGATACGGCGTTGCGTCGCTATCACGCTGCGGACGATCAGATTCTGGATGCCGGGTGCGGCGAAGGGGTGCTGGTGGATCGCTATCGCCGCGAAGGCTGGCAGATTGTCGGGGTGGATAAAAACTACGCCAGCGAGTACGTCCGCGAAGGCAGCCTCACCGATTTGCCTTTCCCGGACGCGGCGCTCGACACGGTGCTGTGTCTGGATGTTCTGGAGCACTTGCTCTATCCCGATCAAGACAGGGCGCTCGCCGAGATTGCCCGTGTGATGAAGCCTGGCGGCCTCTTGATTGTGTCGATTCCCAATCTGGCGCATTTTACGGCGCGACTCAAGATGCTGTTTCGCGGGCGCCTGCTGCGGACCGCCGCCCTGTCGCATCATCCCGGCGATCGGCCAGCGCTGGAATATCAGCAGCTGATTACGCGGCATCGCTTTGAGATTCTCGAACGCCATGGCATTTTCCCGACCGTGCCGCCGATTTATCGCTGGGTAATGCGCTATCCGGCGCGCTCAGCAGGCTTGCTGCGCTGGTTGCGCCGTCTGCCATTTCCGACTTACTGGCACTTCCAGGTGATTTTCGTCTGCCGTTATGCCCCCACTCCCTGA
- the fabD gene encoding ACP S-malonyltransferase, with translation MPKFAFIFPGQGAQSVGMGRDFAEASESARHVFEVFNRFTSADLSQVCFEGPEDALRRTRYTQPAILATALAALTVFRERCALKPAYTAGHSLGEYGALYASGAISLEGAARLIQRRAQLMDAAPPGAMAAVLGLPEAQVDRALAEFPREEVTVANYNAADQAVISGAPQGVAQASERLKEAGAKRVIPLAVGGAFHSPLMDAAAAEFTAFLANESFVDTLIPVIANVDAQPTTRGEQFRDKLGRQVNHSVLWSRTTRALLGELGVDAIIEFGPGRVLTGMIRKTYPDVRVYNVYDMASLEETLSALNASAPVA, from the coding sequence ATGCCTAAATTCGCTTTTATTTTTCCAGGCCAAGGCGCGCAAAGCGTGGGCATGGGGCGCGATTTTGCCGAAGCCAGCGAGTCGGCGCGCCATGTGTTTGAGGTTTTCAATCGTTTTACGTCCGCCGACCTGAGCCAGGTGTGCTTTGAGGGCCCCGAAGACGCCTTGCGCCGCACCCGTTATACGCAACCGGCGATTCTGGCCACAGCGCTGGCGGCCTTGACGGTGTTTCGTGAACGATGCGCGCTCAAGCCAGCTTATACCGCCGGGCATAGCCTGGGAGAATATGGAGCGTTATACGCCAGTGGCGCGATTTCGCTGGAGGGCGCCGCCCGACTGATTCAGCGGCGCGCACAATTAATGGATGCCGCCCCGCCCGGGGCGATGGCCGCTGTTCTCGGATTGCCCGAAGCCCAGGTCGACCGCGCATTGGCTGAATTTCCGCGAGAAGAAGTCACAGTCGCCAATTATAACGCTGCCGATCAGGCCGTGATCTCCGGCGCCCCGCAAGGCGTTGCGCAAGCAAGCGAGCGCCTTAAAGAAGCAGGCGCCAAGCGCGTGATTCCGCTGGCTGTGGGCGGCGCATTTCATTCGCCTTTGATGGATGCGGCGGCGGCGGAATTTACAGCATTTCTAGCCAACGAATCGTTTGTCGATACGCTGATTCCGGTGATCGCCAATGTAGACGCTCAACCCACCACGCGCGGCGAGCAGTTTCGCGACAAACTGGGCCGACAGGTGAATCACTCGGTGTTGTGGTCGCGCACCACGCGCGCGCTTCTTGGCGAGCTGGGCGTAGATGCCATCATCGAGTTCGGTCCGGGGCGCGTGCTGACCGGCATGATTCGCAAAACCTACCCGGACGTCCGGGTGTATAACGTATACGATATGGCATCTCTGGAAGAAACCCTCTCCGCGCTGAACGCTTCGGCGCCGGTGGCCTGA
- a CDS encoding ketoacyl-ACP synthase III, giving the protein MTIGAPSDIGLSLIGIGACIPETALTNDDMARLVDTSDEWITTRTGIRKRHVVSGDQTVADLAIAAARDALASAGISAEAIDLIIVATSTPDTIYPGVACQVQAAIGARQAFGFDMALACSGFVFALATAQQFLRTGMRRMALVIGADIHSRFVDWSDRNTCVLFADGAGAAIVSAQAGAPDNFLSNVLYTDGTKGPELTLFLNSQNCPLAEPRQTVAPYVTMNGREMFKFAVGVVPSAITAALDAAGLKIDDIDYLALHQANIRIMQAMSEKLGIAPEKLIVNLDEVGNTSAASIPIALNDAVLKGQLKPGQLVALCGFGAGVAWGASVMRWTLSDCRPQAAQSVQTAQSEPAQPVSAGA; this is encoded by the coding sequence ATGACGATTGGCGCACCGTCGGATATCGGGTTGAGCCTGATTGGCATTGGCGCCTGTATCCCCGAAACGGCGCTCACTAACGATGATATGGCCCGTCTCGTCGATACGTCCGACGAATGGATCACCACGCGCACTGGTATTCGCAAGCGCCATGTGGTTTCTGGCGATCAGACGGTGGCGGATCTGGCGATCGCCGCCGCGCGCGATGCGCTGGCCAGCGCCGGAATCAGCGCTGAGGCCATCGATTTGATTATCGTCGCCACGTCGACGCCCGACACGATTTATCCCGGCGTGGCCTGTCAAGTGCAGGCGGCCATCGGCGCGCGTCAGGCGTTTGGCTTTGATATGGCGCTGGCCTGCAGCGGCTTTGTCTTTGCGCTGGCCACGGCCCAGCAGTTTTTACGCACCGGCATGCGCCGCATGGCGCTGGTGATTGGCGCGGATATTCATTCGCGCTTTGTCGACTGGAGCGATCGCAATACCTGCGTGCTGTTTGCTGATGGCGCCGGCGCCGCGATTGTTTCGGCGCAAGCGGGCGCGCCGGATAACTTCCTGTCCAACGTGCTGTACACCGACGGAACGAAGGGGCCGGAACTCACGCTGTTTCTGAATTCGCAAAACTGTCCGCTGGCCGAACCCCGACAAACCGTGGCTCCTTACGTGACGATGAACGGTCGCGAGATGTTCAAGTTCGCTGTGGGCGTCGTGCCCTCGGCGATCACGGCCGCTCTGGACGCCGCCGGTCTGAAGATCGACGATATTGATTATCTGGCGCTGCATCAGGCCAATATTCGCATCATGCAGGCGATGTCCGAAAAGCTGGGCATCGCGCCGGAAAAGCTGATCGTGAACCTCGACGAAGTCGGCAATACGTCGGCCGCGTCTATTCCCATCGCCCTCAATGACGCCGTTCTCAAAGGCCAGCTCAAACCCGGCCAGTTGGTCGCCCTGTGCGGCTTTGGCGCCGGCGTCGCATGGGGAGCAAGCGTGATGCGCTGGACGCTGAGCGATTGCCGGCCGCAGGCGGCCCAATCGGTTCAGACGGCGCAAAGCGAACCGGCCCAACCTGTGAGCGCTGGCGCCTAA
- a CDS encoding matrixin family metalloprotease yields the protein MADLMADGFYYCARLLLRQIGSASGLLCALAACASVAIAQSPQRNFQPGLGPKIAPIALPRMVEFLENVDNPAETAQAQAQLAAAETRLYGRTYPQDLLKSRLGRIEKTLFGQLNPAPRAARLKAISQRLRESPSQAEPLAKRNDARLIAYMESRLLGRSYDATPTPERLSQLETYVFGRSFPYQDASARLKQLSYALPLAPREVRLSSDGVVTARAHPDSAAPPDEESRELLADPPVSVPVAAQASGQASEASQTVLEVVTMAAPALGATAITPPAPVEKAVWKQAAATPSLLGPDYAARILKRPNGAAMRWTTLPVRVYTDAPTLRETAMVESALAQWRLYLPLTQTVQPERADIIIAWTRTPQSALHPVTRPILTLDPGERIRTAVLIEMTGENPSARAVAHELGHALGLWGHSDDPADLMYPAYGLRVDDIPLPWDSAAATPVPPQCEKFQQAPDGPSPRDGRTLQALYARPADNLARYSPYR from the coding sequence ATGGCCGACCTGATGGCTGATGGCTTTTACTACTGCGCCCGACTGCTGCTGCGGCAAATAGGGAGCGCGTCTGGCCTGTTGTGCGCTCTGGCTGCGTGCGCCTCTGTGGCGATCGCGCAGTCGCCGCAGCGAAATTTTCAGCCCGGACTCGGGCCTAAAATAGCGCCTATTGCGCTGCCACGCATGGTTGAATTCCTGGAAAATGTCGACAATCCCGCCGAAACCGCGCAAGCGCAAGCTCAGCTCGCCGCCGCGGAAACCCGCCTGTATGGCCGAACCTACCCGCAAGACTTGTTAAAATCCCGGCTGGGGCGAATTGAAAAAACCCTGTTCGGACAACTCAACCCGGCGCCGCGCGCCGCGCGCCTGAAGGCCATTTCCCAACGCCTTCGAGAAAGCCCGTCTCAGGCAGAGCCTCTGGCGAAACGCAACGATGCGCGGCTGATTGCTTATATGGAATCGCGTTTGCTGGGACGTTCGTACGATGCCACGCCAACCCCCGAACGCTTGTCCCAACTGGAAACGTACGTCTTTGGCCGGAGTTTCCCGTATCAGGACGCCTCGGCGCGTTTGAAGCAGCTCTCTTACGCCCTGCCGCTGGCCCCGCGTGAAGTGCGCCTGTCATCAGACGGCGTGGTTACTGCCCGAGCGCATCCCGACTCAGCGGCACCGCCAGACGAGGAAAGCCGCGAACTGCTCGCCGATCCGCCGGTGAGCGTCCCTGTTGCCGCGCAGGCGTCCGGGCAGGCGTCGGAAGCCAGTCAAACCGTTCTGGAGGTGGTGACCATGGCGGCGCCTGCGCTTGGCGCAACAGCCATTACGCCGCCTGCTCCGGTTGAGAAAGCCGTCTGGAAACAGGCGGCTGCGACGCCCTCGCTTTTGGGCCCGGATTACGCTGCGCGGATTTTAAAGCGCCCCAACGGCGCGGCCATGCGTTGGACGACCTTGCCTGTTCGCGTTTATACCGACGCCCCAACCTTACGCGAAACCGCCATGGTTGAAAGCGCGCTGGCGCAATGGCGCTTGTATCTACCCCTGACGCAGACCGTTCAGCCTGAGCGCGCCGATATTATCATTGCCTGGACGCGCACCCCGCAAAGCGCGCTGCATCCCGTCACCCGGCCCATTTTAACCCTGGATCCCGGAGAGCGTATCCGCACCGCGGTTCTCATTGAGATGACAGGAGAAAATCCTTCTGCGCGAGCCGTGGCGCACGAGCTGGGTCATGCGCTTGGTTTATGGGGGCATAGCGACGATCCCGCCGATTTAATGTATCCCGCTTATGGGCTGCGCGTTGACGATATTCCTCTGCCGTGGGACAGCGCGGCCGCCACCCCCGTCCCTCCTCAGTGTGAAAAGTTTCAGCAAGCGCCGGATGGGCCGTCGCCGCGAGACGGCCGCACGCTGCAAGCGCTGTATGCGCGTCCTGCGGATAATCTGGCGCGTTATTCGCCGTACCGCTAG
- the rpmF gene encoding 50S ribosomal protein L32, with protein MPVPKKRQGHSDQGHRRACWKAVIPEISKCPNCGAVRHPHTMCGACGFYRDRIVRDLAVAEETFELDDNE; from the coding sequence ATGCCAGTTCCCAAGAAGCGCCAGGGTCACTCTGATCAGGGACACCGTCGCGCCTGCTGGAAAGCCGTTATTCCGGAAATCAGCAAATGCCCCAATTGCGGGGCGGTTCGTCATCCGCATACTATGTGCGGGGCCTGCGGCTTTTACCGCGACCGCATCGTGCGCGATCTTGCCGTGGCCGAGGAAACTTTCGAACTGGATGACAACGAGTAA
- a CDS encoding acyl carrier protein, whose product MSSTTATTYDRVKKVIVEQLSCSEEEVKSEASFTQDLGADSLDTVELVMAFEEEFGMEIPDEDAEKIQTVGDAVRFIEQHVSK is encoded by the coding sequence ATGAGCAGTACCACCGCCACTACATATGATCGCGTCAAGAAAGTGATCGTCGAGCAGTTGAGCTGCTCGGAAGAAGAAGTGAAATCTGAAGCCAGCTTCACCCAGGATCTCGGCGCTGATTCGCTGGATACGGTTGAGCTGGTTATGGCCTTCGAAGAAGAATTCGGCATGGAAATTCCTGACGAAGACGCCGAGAAAATCCAGACCGTAGGTGACGCCGTTCGCTTTATCGAGCAGCACGTCTCCAAATAG
- the fabG gene encoding 3-oxoacyl-[acyl-carrier-protein] reductase, whose translation MSDVPVAIVTGGSRGIGRACVLALAEAGYDVAFSFAANKQAASDLEASVKVFGRRVLAIQADAANSVEAQLLVDQTVDAFGRLDALINNAGVTRDGLILRMKDEDWRHVIETNLSGAFYTTRAAAKVMMKRRAGAIVNISSVVGVYGNAGQANYAASKAGLIGLTKASAKELGARNIRVNAIAPGFIATDMTEGLPAEQIVEHIPLGRLGAPDDIAKAVLFLVRFGDYITGQVIQVDGGLVL comes from the coding sequence ATGTCTGATGTTCCTGTCGCCATTGTCACCGGCGGATCGCGCGGGATTGGGCGCGCCTGCGTGCTGGCGCTGGCTGAAGCCGGTTATGACGTCGCCTTTAGTTTTGCGGCCAACAAGCAGGCCGCCAGCGATCTCGAAGCCAGCGTCAAGGTATTTGGACGCCGGGTCCTGGCGATTCAGGCCGATGCCGCCAATTCGGTGGAGGCGCAATTGCTGGTAGATCAGACCGTGGACGCTTTTGGGCGTCTGGATGCGCTGATCAATAATGCGGGCGTCACCCGCGACGGCCTGATCCTGAGAATGAAAGACGAAGACTGGCGCCACGTGATCGAAACCAATCTGTCGGGCGCGTTTTACACCACGCGGGCGGCGGCCAAAGTCATGATGAAGCGCCGCGCCGGGGCGATCGTCAATATCTCCAGCGTTGTCGGCGTTTACGGCAACGCCGGGCAAGCCAACTACGCGGCCAGTAAAGCAGGCCTGATTGGTCTGACCAAGGCGTCGGCAAAGGAACTGGGGGCGCGCAATATTCGCGTCAACGCCATTGCGCCAGGGTTTATCGCTACCGATATGACCGAAGGCCTGCCGGCCGAGCAGATTGTCGAGCATATTCCGCTGGGACGGCTGGGCGCTCCCGACGATATTGCAAAGGCGGTTCTCTTTCTGGTACGCTTTGGGGATTACATTACGGGGCAAGTCATTCAGGTGGATGGCGGACTCGTTTTGTAA
- the murJ gene encoding murein biosynthesis integral membrane protein MurJ — MPPLPDAAPEAPARRAPSLLRAAGLIAVITVLAKLLGALRDWQIFQAYGASITSDAYFAAVQIPSFAIVLLGGLGGPFHTAIVGVFSRLIDAGERPSTLARQLASTVLTLTGGAFSLLSILVFFYAEPLLRALLPGGDPAMIAMAATHLRIMAPVMLLGGVIGVFYGLVNVYHSYVWPSLSPAALNVAMILALIAFPEDPAHANGNLLAWATLAGAVFQVALQLPDFLRFGFTLKPSLAAWRSIELRQIGEVLFPMMIGVTIGQLMTYVDMLFAARLAEGGWSAVVLSNRLLQLPIGVLQTAFLVPVFPRFSRAVADQRWDDLRRDFRMGVVSLWFISLPILTLLLLLSEPAIRVAFQHGRFDAGDTRLVTLALVFQAFQMLPYFARDTLTRVFYAFQDSVTPMLVGFLAIGVKYLLNAALVSHYGIGGITLSTTLITLLNMTVLAIALKGRHGVTLGVAAMARSFGKLAIAAGVTGLALWALTDPLTRFLIARGLQGAGADLTLMAVVSLAGAALYLALTWALRVPEADALFARVGLRRNRLNDA, encoded by the coding sequence ATGCCCCCACTCCCTGACGCCGCGCCTGAAGCGCCTGCGCGCCGGGCCCCCAGCCTTCTGCGCGCCGCCGGACTGATCGCCGTAATTACGGTGCTGGCCAAGCTGCTCGGGGCGTTGCGCGACTGGCAGATATTTCAGGCTTATGGCGCGTCGATAACGTCGGACGCCTATTTCGCCGCGGTGCAGATTCCCTCGTTTGCCATCGTGTTGCTCGGCGGGTTGGGAGGCCCGTTCCATACCGCCATCGTGGGAGTTTTTTCACGGCTGATTGACGCTGGCGAGCGCCCCTCAACGCTGGCGCGGCAACTGGCCAGTACAGTGCTGACGCTGACAGGCGGCGCGTTCTCGCTGCTGTCGATTCTGGTGTTTTTCTACGCTGAGCCGCTCTTGCGCGCGCTGCTGCCCGGCGGAGATCCGGCGATGATCGCCATGGCTGCGACGCATCTGCGCATCATGGCGCCGGTGATGCTTCTGGGCGGGGTGATTGGGGTCTTTTACGGGCTGGTCAATGTGTATCACAGCTATGTCTGGCCATCGCTGTCTCCTGCGGCGCTCAATGTTGCGATGATTCTGGCCCTGATCGCATTTCCGGAAGATCCTGCTCATGCCAACGGCAATTTGCTGGCGTGGGCGACGCTGGCGGGCGCCGTGTTTCAGGTGGCCCTGCAATTACCAGATTTTCTGCGCTTTGGGTTTACGCTGAAACCGTCTCTGGCCGCGTGGCGCTCAATTGAGCTTCGCCAGATTGGCGAAGTCTTGTTTCCGATGATGATTGGCGTAACGATTGGTCAATTAATGACCTATGTGGATATGCTCTTCGCCGCGCGACTCGCTGAAGGAGGCTGGTCTGCCGTTGTATTGAGCAATCGCCTGCTGCAATTGCCTATCGGCGTGCTTCAAACAGCGTTTCTGGTTCCCGTGTTCCCCCGGTTTTCGCGCGCGGTGGCGGATCAGCGCTGGGACGACCTGCGCCGCGATTTCAGAATGGGCGTCGTGTCGCTGTGGTTTATCAGCCTGCCCATTTTAACCTTGCTGTTGTTGCTGAGCGAGCCGGCGATTCGCGTGGCCTTTCAGCACGGGCGCTTTGACGCAGGCGACACGCGATTGGTGACGCTGGCGCTGGTGTTTCAGGCATTTCAAATGCTGCCGTATTTTGCGCGCGATACGTTAACGCGCGTATTTTACGCTTTTCAGGATTCTGTGACACCGATGCTCGTTGGCTTTCTGGCGATTGGGGTTAAATATCTGCTCAATGCGGCGCTGGTCTCGCACTACGGCATTGGCGGCATCACGCTGTCGACCACGCTGATCACGCTGTTGAATATGACCGTTCTGGCGATTGCGCTCAAGGGCCGTCATGGCGTGACATTAGGCGTTGCGGCCATGGCGCGATCGTTTGGCAAGCTAGCTATCGCGGCGGGCGTTACCGGGCTCGCGTTGTGGGCGCTGACAGACCCGTTGACGCGCTTTCTCATCGCGCGGGGCCTTCAGGGCGCGGGGGCGGATCTGACGCTGATGGCAGTCGTCTCGCTGGCAGGGGCCGCGCTGTATCTGGCGCTAACGTGGGCGCTGCGCGTACCGGAAGCGGACGCCCTGTTTGCGCGCGTGGGCCTGCGTCGTAACAGGCTCAACGACGCCTGA